In Pyrus communis chromosome 1, drPyrComm1.1, whole genome shotgun sequence, the following are encoded in one genomic region:
- the LOC137746326 gene encoding uncharacterized protein, translating into MQEQRPGFRVRDPSTDSVIFALESNFSLFSSASASVDLCSFDHDDSTASEISPNSAPRDRRHEESSSGPDRDPDPNRIHAFQHTRRLSARGEKAKVQKEDSDSDFVLDSARSSFSLALKECQDRRSRSEALSKKLDRPRPASLDLNNNASVSSPRLGAIKKGSMASRKSGNFPSPGTPSYRHASLGVQKGWSSERVPSHNNVGRKNTTAAMLPFSNGRTLPSKWEDAERWILSPVQGDGVVRPAYQQTQRRPKSKSGPLGPSGVAYYSLYSPAMPMFDGTNVSNFMAASPFSAAVISADGLGFQSSAENGSFTTRAEPCIARSVSVHGCSEVLEQQSSLPDSQDVKFDGPNMVKDAATNVSRAVSRRDMATQMSPDSAHSSPRARASYSASTSSGLPILEVQSAASSKSEVRDVQVDERVTMTRWSKKHKARRPGKGSHIGDGWKKKDADVQSAAWDLSDTSKSISKVNREEAKITAWENLQRAKAEAAIRKLEMKLEKTRSSSMDKIMNKLRSAQKKAQDMRSSVDQAQVARTSRKALSIRRTRHMGSFSGCFTCHAF; encoded by the exons ATGCAGGAGCAGAGACCGGGTTTCCGAGTCCGCGACCCGAGCACTGACTCCGTAATCTTCGCCTTAGAGTCGAACTTCAGCCTCTTCTCCTCCGCCTCCGCCAGCGTCGACCTCTGCTCCTTCGACCACGACGACTCCACCGCCTCTGAGATCTCTCCG AACTCGGCCCCACGCGATCGCCGCCACGAGGAAAGCTCGAGTGGTCCAGATCGCGATCCGGATCCGAACAGAATCCACGCTTTTCAGCACACTCGTCGTCTCTCCGCAAGGGGAGAAAAAGCCAAAG TTCAAAAGGAGGACTCCGACTCAGATTTCGTCCTCGATTCCGCCAGAAGCTCCTTCTCTCTCGCCCTCAAAG AATGCCAGGACCGGCGGTCCAGATCTGAAGCTCTATCGAAGAAGCTAGACCGGCCGAGACCCGCCTCGTTGGACTTGAACAACAATGCCTCTGTGTCCTCGCCGAGATTAGGCGCGATAAAGAAGGGTTCAATGGCGTCTCGGAAATCGGGTAACTTCCCCAGTCCCGGCACACCGAGTTACCGGCACGCGAGTCTCGGAGTTCAAAAGGGTTGGAGCTCGGAGCGAGTCCCATCGCATAACAATGTGGGTAGGAAGAATACGACGGCTGCGATGTTGCCGTTTAGTAACGGGAGGACATTGCCGTCTAAGTGGGAAGATGCTGAGAGGTGGATTTTGAGTCCCGTTCAGGGGGATGGCGTGGTGAGGCCAGCTTATCAGCAGACCCAGAGGCGGCCCAAGTCGAAGAGTGGTCCGCTTGGGCCTTCTGGGGTTGCGTATTACTCATTGTACTCGCCGGCAATGCCAATGTTTGATGGGACCAATGTGAGTAATTTCATGGCTGCTTCTCCGTTTTCGGCTGCTGTTATATCAGCTGATGGGTTGGGGTTCCAGTCCAGTGCCGAAAATGGTAGCTTTACGACGCGGGCAGAGCCTTGCATTGCTCGTTCGGTTAGTGTTCATGGTTGCTCTGAGGTGCTGGAGCAGCAGTCTTCATTGCCTGACTCTCAAG ATGTAAAGTTTGATGGCCCCAATATGGTCAAGGATGCAGCTACGAATGTATCTCGGGCAGTTTCAAGAAGGGACATGGCAACCCAGATGAGCCCAGATAGCGCTCACTCATCTCCCAGAGCACGGGCTTCTTACTCTGCCTCCACTTCCTCTGGTCTGCCTATTTTGGAAGTGCAGAGTGCGGCTTCTTCAAAGTCGGAAGTCAGGGATGTGCAGGTAGATGAACGGGTCACTATGACAAGGTGGTCCAAGAAGCATAAAGCTCGAAGGCCTGGGAAGGGTTCTCATATTGGTGATGGTTGGAAAAAGAAGGATGCAGACGTTCAATCTGCTGCTTGGGATCTCTCTGACACGTCGAAGAGCATTTCAAA AGTTAATAGAGAGGAAGCAAAAATCACTGCTTGGGAGAACCTTCAGAGGGCAAAAGCTGAGGCAGCAATACGGAAACTGGAG ATGAAGCTTGAAAAGACGCGATCGTCATCAATGGATAAAATCATGAACAAGTTGAGATCGGCTCAGAAGAAAGCTCAAGACATGAGAAGCTCAGTCGACCAAGCACAAGTTGCGAGGACCTCACGTAAAGCTTTATCAATCCGAAGAACTCGTCATATGGGTTCTTTCAGTGGTTGTTTTACATGCCATGCTTTCTGA
- the LOC137746334 gene encoding triacylglycerol lipase OBL1-like isoform X1: MDIIQLPITIMASKGPACLSYVFLKPEEATFIELIRLLFSSDIEKRNFITSSAVRKLDFKRRLLIFFSTVIQCILLLFRKPMAWLGGVLEKWLNLVSSNGGLLMLILNWLKGKVVIPYTSSTKSLLGFLDTRIELDHNMKPDDTRYKGSLSMMAAKLSYENEEFTEKVVSEYWKMKRVAFYKFWNGYEKRESTQAFVFQDTTSDPNLVWVAFRGTEPFSADDWRTDFDISWCEFAGIGKTHGGFMKALGMQTEQSWPLEPETEDHEFAYYKIRQILMDLLQENKNAKFILTGHSLGGALAVLFASVLAMHDYEEKYAWLMEKLEGVYTFGQPRVGDEKFAGYVTKKLKNYGVRYMRYVYSNDLVPRVPFDDTTLLFKHVAPCLYFNSFYKGKELEEAPNKNYFNLLFFIPMRLNALWELIRSFILPLIKGSEYKESWLMIMARFFGLIFPGLVAHAPQDYVNVTRLGSIPSHMPLPKAYLQKINLKLIQVMLV, translated from the exons ATGGACATAATCCAATTGCCAATTACTATCATGGCTTCTAAGGGACCTGCCTGTCTCAGTTATGTATTTCTCAAGCCCGAAGAAGCAACTTTCATCGAGCTCATTCGACTCCTCTTTTCCTCTGACATAGAAAAGAGAAACTTCATCACCTCCTCGGCAGTAAGAAAACTTGACTTCAAACGGAGGTTGTTAATCTTCTTCTCTACCGTGATTCAATGCATCCTCCTTCTCTTCAGAAAACCCATGGCTTGGCTTGGGGGTGTTCTGGAGAAGTGGCTAAATCTTGTATCAAGCAACGGTGGATTGCTCATGCTCATCCTAAACTGGCTAAAAG GAAAGGTGGTGATACCATATACATCATCAACCAAATCCCTGCTTGGATTTCTTGACACACGAATTGAATTAGACCACAACATGAAACCTGACGACACAAGATATAAAGGGTCGCTGTCCATGATGGCAGCCAAATTGTCGTACGAGAATGAAGAATTCACTGAAAAAGTTGTCAGTGAATACTGGAag ATGAAACGCGTAGCGTTCTACAAATTTTGGAATG GTTACGAGAAACGAGAATCAACCCAAGCCTTCGTGTTCCAAGACACAACATCTGACCCCAACTTGGTTTGGGTCGCATTTAGAGGCACTGAACCATTCAGCGCCGACGATTGGAGGACAGATTTTGACATCTCATGGTGCGAGTTTGCCGGAATCGGCAAGACCCACGGAGGCTTCATGAAAGCTCTCGGCATGCAAACAGAGCAAAGCTGGCCCCTCGAACCCGAAACAGAAGATCATGAGTTCGCTTACTACAAAATCAGACAAATTCTGATGGATTTATtgcaagaaaacaagaatgccAAATTTATATTGACAGGTCACAGCTTGGGAGGGGCACTGGCGGTGCTGTTTGCGTCGGTGCTGGCAATGCATGACTACGAGGAGAAATATGCATGGTTGATGGAGAAGCTGGAGGGGGTGTACACCTTTGGACAGCCGAGGGTGGGGGATGAGAAATTTGCGGGCTATGTGACGAAGAAGCTGAAAAATTATGGGGTGAGGTATATGAGGTATGTTTATTCCAATGACTTGGTGCCTAGGGTACCATTTGATGATACAACCCTATTGTTTAAGCACGTTGCTCCATGCCTTTATTTCAACAGCTTCTATAAAGGGAAG GAGTTGGAGGAGGCACCCAACAAGAACTACTTCAATTTGCTATTCTTCATACCGATGCGGTTAAATGCGTTGTGGGAGCTGATTAGGAGTTTCATACTCCCATTAATAAAGGGTTCAGAATACAAGGAAAGCTGGCTTATGATAATGGCTAGGTTTTTTGGTTTAATATTTCCTGGATTGGTAGCTCATGCTCCTCAAGATTATGTCAATGTTACTCGATTGGGATCGATCCCGTCCCACATGCCACTCCCAAAAGCTTACCTCCAGAAAATAAATCTAAAGTTAATTCAAGTTATGTTAGTCTAG
- the LOC137746334 gene encoding triacylglycerol lipase OBL1-like isoform X2, with protein sequence MDIIQLPITIMASKGPACLSYVFLKPEEATFIELIRLLFSSDIEKRNFITSSAVRKLDFKRRLLIFFSTVIQCILLLFRKPMAWLGGVLEKWLNLVSSNGGLLMLILNWLKGYEKRESTQAFVFQDTTSDPNLVWVAFRGTEPFSADDWRTDFDISWCEFAGIGKTHGGFMKALGMQTEQSWPLEPETEDHEFAYYKIRQILMDLLQENKNAKFILTGHSLGGALAVLFASVLAMHDYEEKYAWLMEKLEGVYTFGQPRVGDEKFAGYVTKKLKNYGVRYMRYVYSNDLVPRVPFDDTTLLFKHVAPCLYFNSFYKGKELEEAPNKNYFNLLFFIPMRLNALWELIRSFILPLIKGSEYKESWLMIMARFFGLIFPGLVAHAPQDYVNVTRLGSIPSHMPLPKAYLQKINLKLIQVMLV encoded by the exons ATGGACATAATCCAATTGCCAATTACTATCATGGCTTCTAAGGGACCTGCCTGTCTCAGTTATGTATTTCTCAAGCCCGAAGAAGCAACTTTCATCGAGCTCATTCGACTCCTCTTTTCCTCTGACATAGAAAAGAGAAACTTCATCACCTCCTCGGCAGTAAGAAAACTTGACTTCAAACGGAGGTTGTTAATCTTCTTCTCTACCGTGATTCAATGCATCCTCCTTCTCTTCAGAAAACCCATGGCTTGGCTTGGGGGTGTTCTGGAGAAGTGGCTAAATCTTGTATCAAGCAACGGTGGATTGCTCATGCTCATCCTAAACTGGCTAAAAG GTTACGAGAAACGAGAATCAACCCAAGCCTTCGTGTTCCAAGACACAACATCTGACCCCAACTTGGTTTGGGTCGCATTTAGAGGCACTGAACCATTCAGCGCCGACGATTGGAGGACAGATTTTGACATCTCATGGTGCGAGTTTGCCGGAATCGGCAAGACCCACGGAGGCTTCATGAAAGCTCTCGGCATGCAAACAGAGCAAAGCTGGCCCCTCGAACCCGAAACAGAAGATCATGAGTTCGCTTACTACAAAATCAGACAAATTCTGATGGATTTATtgcaagaaaacaagaatgccAAATTTATATTGACAGGTCACAGCTTGGGAGGGGCACTGGCGGTGCTGTTTGCGTCGGTGCTGGCAATGCATGACTACGAGGAGAAATATGCATGGTTGATGGAGAAGCTGGAGGGGGTGTACACCTTTGGACAGCCGAGGGTGGGGGATGAGAAATTTGCGGGCTATGTGACGAAGAAGCTGAAAAATTATGGGGTGAGGTATATGAGGTATGTTTATTCCAATGACTTGGTGCCTAGGGTACCATTTGATGATACAACCCTATTGTTTAAGCACGTTGCTCCATGCCTTTATTTCAACAGCTTCTATAAAGGGAAG GAGTTGGAGGAGGCACCCAACAAGAACTACTTCAATTTGCTATTCTTCATACCGATGCGGTTAAATGCGTTGTGGGAGCTGATTAGGAGTTTCATACTCCCATTAATAAAGGGTTCAGAATACAAGGAAAGCTGGCTTATGATAATGGCTAGGTTTTTTGGTTTAATATTTCCTGGATTGGTAGCTCATGCTCCTCAAGATTATGTCAATGTTACTCGATTGGGATCGATCCCGTCCCACATGCCACTCCCAAAAGCTTACCTCCAGAAAATAAATCTAAAGTTAATTCAAGTTATGTTAGTCTAG